TACACTTACATTTTAGAACTGACTAATGTTGTGGGACTACTGGATTAAAATCTCACATTTTGCCTGACAACTACACGTGTCaagtataataataaaagatccTGCCTCAAAATGATCACGACCTCTTCATTACTGCCGTGGCTGTTTTATGGACGGTGTGGAAGGCTCCAAATGCTTCAATCTAAGAAAGTCAAGCTTGGACAATCCAGCAGACTCTTGAGAGGGCAGCTGGCTGTTTATAAATCGGAGTTTCTAATCTCTGCTTCTGCGAGTAATGCTACTTTGCACCTTCAGTGACAGGCAGGCATTAGCGATGAACCCGGTCGAGCTCAATGACAGGCCCCGACGCGGCAGTCCACAAAGAACCAAACCAGGGAGCtttcaattttgttttgttgCTCGATCGCACGCTGGAAATATTTGTGATTGTGATGTTTCCAAGGTTCCTAATGTAACTGATGCAGCACTTCTCGAAGCATTGAGCCTTCTGAGCTAAGTTAAGGTGGGACTCCGAGGGGACGCGAAAATTGTTTTTGAAGCTGTAAATGGAGAATATCCTCATAGCTGATATTTTCTGCAAATTTTTCTGATGTCTCTTTTGTCCATGCTTTGGTAGATCCTTTAACAGGGTGGCTGATGTGCTAGCCACAGAGGCCCTTTATTCTGATGCGTTCTGTAATGACCTTCAGGCCCAAATCCAATGGCTGAGGGATCAGCTGACCATgtaattttgttctttatgaaaTATTCCatctttaattaataagataagtTATCGCGGttcattcttattttaatgaaaatgaaaaagccTAATTGTAAAGCAATACCCAGAGGCCAGAAGGCCCAGTAGAGATAAAAAGcgattttcaatttttaataatgataaaacgGCGACCGATTGAATTGCTCGCCGGCTGTGCCAAAAACGCCaagttgaagaagaagaagaagaagcaaagcAGAGAGATTAACGATGCaagaagagaacaaaaaagtaaaagtaaaagaaacagaagaaaGAGAGCACGAACAACAAGTATGGAGTTGGGGAGCAGGAACGGATGGGCAGTTAGGCACAGGAAAGCTGGAGGACGAGCATCTTCCTCAACTCCTTCAGTTTCCTTCTCTTAGTGTTAGACCCATCTCCTCTCTTGCTTGTGGCGGCGCTCACGTTATTGCCTTAAATTCTGGTGGTATTATTGAACTATAATTAAGTTTGTAATCCCTCACTGTTCGTTTTtattaacaaagaaaatatcacTTCTTGCAGATGGGAAAGTATTGACATGGGGGAGAGGCACATCTGGTCAGCTTGGCCATGGAAATATGCTCAGTAGTGTACATCCACAGCCTGTAACCTTTTTGGATAGTTTTGTTATTACTCATATCTCTGCTGGTTGGAGCCATTCTGGGTTTGTTTCAGgtctattatttcttcttcttcttctttttttaataatcaaaatgttcaatcttttattgatcttttgcttcttctttttttgaaacTTTCCAGATAAAGGGTGTGTTTTTACTTGTGGAGATGGTTCATTTGGTCAGCTTGGGCATGGTGATAATAACTCACATGCTACTCCTGTTCAAGTCTCTTATTTTGCAAATAGGCATGTTCACCAGATAGCATGTGGCATGCGACATTCACTTGTCTTGTTGAAAGGTAAATTTGTACTAAAAAACACACACTTTTCCACTTCTACTCGCAAATTTACTAAACATGGAGGACGCTTAactttccttttaaattttctcATCTGTAATGTGATTATTAGATTAGCATGTGATAATGAGTAGAACCAACACGATTCAATGCTGAAATTAGATTTCGGAGGCAAAAGCTTTAAAACAAGGTTGTTGTTTAGTGAAATGAGTTGAATGGAAATGCAAGAAATAATGAAGCCCCTTAATTATGGCATGCATATAACGTGGCCTTTACCACCTTTTCAGTTCATGTTAGCAAGTAAGGTCATTGTGGTGCAGATTCTTCAGGAAACCAAGTTTATGGTTTTGGTTCTGGAAAGCGTGGTCAATTGGGTATCTCCAAAGATaagattaaatccattagTCTTCCTCTGGTTACCTGTGGATTTGAAGACATTAAAATCAATAGTATTATTACAAATGGAGATCATAGTGCTGCATTATCTGGTATCTGTCCACAATATCTACTTCTTCACGTTGCAATGGTGGCAGAATGTTTAACATTTTGTCATATGGATTTACAGTTGATGGTCATCTCTACACTTGGGGAAGAGGATTTCCTGGAACTTCTGATGTTTTTACTCCTCGGCATTTGGTTTCATCTTTGCAGTTCATCAAAGTTGCGCTTGGATGGAATCATGCTTTAGCATTGActggtaatttctttttcttttgtgtgtGGATGTCTGTGTGTGTTTATTGTGGTAAGTCCTCTCTTTACACTTCATCTTATTGACAACTCTTGTTTAAAGATTTGAGGGGTGGTGCCTGACTTGTTAATATGGGATATCTTTATCAGTTGAGTCTGAAGTCTTTATCCTTGGCGGTGATCGCCATGGAGCACTTGGTGATCTTGAGAAAATAAGTCCAGCAAAGCATCTAACTGGTAATGCATGAATTACAAATCTTGTTTTTCAATATTCAGTTAGCTCAGAAAGGTATCTAGAGGAGACTCTCCTGCATGTTCCTTCTAGCATTTGCCTGCAGTTCTGATTTATGAGTTGGCTGTTTCACATTGCGACAGATCCAACACATGCTATTTTTGATAGAGTCTCTATTCTTGATGGGATGAAAGTTGTGGATATTGCAGCGGGATCTGAGCATTCTGCTTTATTGACAGGCAAGAGTATTTCTCCTTACTATGAAGTTATATCTTCATTTATCCCCTTTATGGGGTCATTACATCATGGTCTGTGTTCATGTTACTGTAATGACAGTGGATGGAACAATAAAGACTTGGGGATGGGGTGAACATGGTCAACTTGGCTTGGGAAGCACAAAAGACCAAACCAACCCTCAATCAGTAAGCCTAGACCATGAAGCTGAGAACCAAGAAATCAACTTGAAAGTTTACTGCGGCAGTGGGTTTACATTTGTTGTGAGGTCACTCTCCACCTCTCAAACCTGACTGGCCTTGCAAGATAGTGAAAAAATGGCTCAAATCCGGTAAAATTAACAGCATTATGGAGATCATTGATAAGATTTTGAAGTGCACCTCTTTCATTACTGCTGTGAAATATACTGGTGGCAAATCAGCTAGATCACAGGCTATCGGAAAAGTTGCAAAGATTGGGGACTATTTTACCTTAGAACTTGTCCATTTTCGAATTCCAGAAGCCAGAGATCCCATTCGCCAGTGCTCCATCAACATGAGTGGAAGAACAGGCAGAGGCTGCAATTGGGAAAACCATATGTCATCCCGTAACTGAACATTTTCGCTGTAATGAGAAGTTGCAAGTGGAAGAGCCGTCTTGAAAATCTTGTTGCTAGACAATGGTACCTGAAAGAATTCAggacctaaaatggatgaccTGAAGCAGGAAACTCCTATGTTTAGAAATCAATTGAAGGAGACGCTATCATTGCAAtgatatttctatttcttcGCAAAGGATATGTGATGAACGATACCTCAATTAAGTTTTCAACTCTCAAGGAACTTTGGTACCATTTGGGTGCGAGTGTGTGCATGCTTATATTACCATTTAACAGAATAAATAAACTCTCCCTGATTATCTCATTTTTGTACCCACAAGACAGTTCTTTGAACTTGCTCCAAAAAATGAATCTGTCAAGATGTAACTAACCGAACaccaaataattattttttttcccttttttagtaatttcctttttgtttaaaCACTTGCGATCGAAACATTGAATCTAAATAATTCATCGAAATGACATCATTGAAAGGTAAGTGCGTACACATTTCACACATGTTGCtgtgattattattattattattattatattattaagagAAGGATGAGtggtttgattttctttttctttataaaattttgaatgaacaaattataaattttccttaaaaaaaaaggttacTCCAATATAAACACAGAGCGTTACCAGTAGCATTTGCAACGTTGCAATGAGAAACCCCTTTACTAGCTACTCTCTTGTTTCCGTTGTATAAAgcccaaaagaaaagaaaaaagaaaagaaaagaaaaatgataagaAGCGCGGTCGCTTTTAGAGGTAATAAAGGCGTAACGGGAACTGTCACTGCCAACGCCGGAGATCTCAAGCTCCGAGCAGTTGTTGATAACGCTGTCTTCGGCGGAAGCTCTTCAACTGTCGACGTCGACGATTTTTATCTTTCCTTGGAGAAACCTGGCTCCTTCATAGTAGACTACGATGTCCCCAATCAGGTCCTTACTAAACTCCATTAACATATTGCTTATATCTTTTCACTTCCAAAGTAACTGAATGAGAAGGTTTTCACCTTTTAGAATTTGTAAGTTAAACTTCTTACCTTTTAGAATTTCTGGGCTGGGTTAAAGTTTTCCTGGTTAAATGTTCTTACCTTTTACAGTTTCTGGGTTGTGTGCAGGATGTGCGGTTTCAGTTTATAAACACTGTAAATGTATTAGAGAAGCAGGTAAATTGGACTTATGCTCAttcaa
The Ricinus communis isolate WT05 ecotype wild-type chromosome 1, ASM1957865v1, whole genome shotgun sequence DNA segment above includes these coding regions:
- the LOC8287030 gene encoding ultraviolet-B receptor UVR8, which translates into the protein MQEENKKVKVKETEEREHEQQVWSWGAGTDGQLGTGKLEDEHLPQLLQFPSLSVRPISSLACGGAHVIALNSDGKVLTWGRGTSGQLGHGNMLSSVHPQPVTFLDSFVITHISAGWSHSGFVSDKGCVFTCGDGSFGQLGHGDNNSHATPVQVSYFANRHVHQIACGMRHSLVLLKDSSGNQVYGFGSGKRGQLGISKDKIKSISLPLVTCGFEDIKINSIITNGDHSAALSVDGHLYTWGRGFPGTSDVFTPRHLVSSLQFIKVALGWNHALALTVESEVFILGGDRHGALGDLEKISPAKHLTDPTHAIFDRVSILDGMKVVDIAAGSEHSALLTVDGTIKTWGWGEHGQLGLGSTKDQTNPQSVSLDHEAENQEINLKVYCGSGFTFVVRSLSTSQT